The following are from one region of the Paracoccus sp. S3-43 genome:
- the petB gene encoding cytochrome b, translated as MAGIPHDHYEPKTGFEKWLHRRLPIVSLVYDTLMIPTPKNLNWWWIWGIVLAFCLVLQIVTGIVLVMHYTPHVDLAFASVEHIMRNVNGGYMLRYLHANGASLFFCAVYIHIFRGLYYGSYKAPREVTWIVGMLIYLCMMGTAFMGYVLPWGQMSFWGATVITGLFGAIPGIGGAIQQWLLGGPAVDNATLNRFFSLHYLLPFVIAALVAVHIWAFHTTGNNNPTGVEVRRASKEEADKDTLPFWPYFVMKDLFALGLVLIVFFAVVGFMPNYLGHPDNYIEANPLATPAHIVPEWYFLPFYAILRAFTADVWIVQIVQFLSFGIIDAKFFGVLAMFGAILVMALVPWLDTSRVRSGRYRPQFKWWFWLLAFDFMLLMWCGAMPAEEPYASISLVASAYWFAYFLIILPLLGVIEKPEPMPATIEEDYLAHYDSPTRMAE; from the coding sequence ATGGCCGGAATTCCGCACGACCATTACGAGCCGAAGACAGGCTTCGAGAAATGGCTCCACCGCCGCCTGCCGATCGTCAGCCTGGTCTATGACACGCTGATGATCCCCACGCCGAAGAACCTGAACTGGTGGTGGATCTGGGGCATCGTCCTGGCCTTCTGCCTGGTCCTGCAAATCGTCACCGGCATCGTCCTGGTGATGCACTACACGCCGCATGTCGACCTGGCCTTCGCCTCCGTCGAACATATCATGCGCAACGTGAACGGCGGCTACATGCTGCGCTATCTGCACGCCAACGGCGCCTCGCTGTTCTTCTGCGCGGTCTATATCCACATCTTCCGCGGCCTCTACTACGGCAGCTACAAGGCCCCGCGCGAGGTGACCTGGATCGTGGGGATGCTGATCTATCTGTGCATGATGGGCACCGCCTTCATGGGCTATGTGCTTCCCTGGGGCCAGATGTCCTTCTGGGGCGCGACCGTCATCACCGGCCTGTTCGGCGCCATTCCCGGCATCGGCGGGGCCATCCAGCAATGGCTGCTGGGCGGACCGGCCGTTGACAACGCCACGCTGAACCGCTTCTTCTCGCTGCATTATCTGCTGCCCTTCGTGATCGCGGCCCTGGTCGCCGTGCATATCTGGGCCTTCCACACCACCGGCAACAACAACCCCACCGGGGTCGAGGTGCGCCGCGCCAGCAAGGAAGAGGCGGATAAGGACACCCTGCCCTTCTGGCCCTATTTCGTGATGAAGGATCTGTTCGCGCTTGGCCTCGTGCTGATCGTGTTCTTCGCGGTCGTGGGCTTCATGCCGAACTATCTGGGCCACCCCGACAACTATATCGAGGCCAACCCGCTGGCGACGCCCGCCCATATCGTGCCGGAATGGTATTTCCTGCCCTTCTACGCGATCCTGCGCGCCTTCACGGCGGATGTCTGGATCGTGCAGATCGTCCAGTTCCTGTCCTTCGGCATCATCGACGCCAAGTTCTTCGGCGTTCTGGCCATGTTCGGCGCGATCCTGGTCATGGCTCTGGTGCCTTGGCTGGACACCAGCCGCGTGCGCTCGGGCCGCTATCGCCCGCAGTTCAAGTGGTGGTTCTGGCTTCTGGCCTTCGACTTCATGCTGCTGATGTGGTGCGGCGCGATGCCGGCCGAGGAACCCTATGCCTCGATCTCGCTGGTCGCCTCGGCCTATTGGTTCGCCTATTTCCTGATCATCCTGCCCCTGCTGGGCGTGATCGAGAAACCCGAGCCGATGCCCGCCACGATCGAGGAAGACTACCTCGCGCATTACGATTCGCCCACGCGCATGGCCGAGTAA
- the petA gene encoding ubiquinol-cytochrome c reductase iron-sulfur subunit — protein sequence MSHADEHVGTRRDFLYYATAGAGTVAAGAAAWTLVNQMNPSADVQALASIQVDVSGVAEGTQLTVKWLGKPVFIRRRTPEEIEAGRAVDLNDLIDQNAENANKPGEPATDQNRTLDEAGEWLVQIGVCTHLGCVPIGDGAGDFGGWFCPCHGSHYDTAGRIRRGPAPQNLHIPVAEFISDTTIQLG from the coding sequence GTGTCCCACGCAGACGAACACGTAGGCACCCGGAGGGATTTCCTCTATTATGCCACGGCGGGCGCAGGCACGGTGGCTGCCGGAGCCGCCGCCTGGACGCTTGTGAACCAGATGAACCCCTCGGCCGATGTCCAGGCGCTCGCCTCGATCCAGGTCGATGTCAGCGGCGTCGCGGAAGGCACGCAACTGACCGTCAAATGGCTGGGCAAGCCCGTGTTCATCCGCCGCCGCACGCCCGAGGAGATCGAGGCGGGCCGCGCCGTCGATCTGAACGACCTGATCGACCAGAACGCGGAAAACGCCAACAAGCCGGGCGAACCGGCCACCGACCAGAACCGCACCCTGGACGAGGCCGGGGAATGGCTGGTCCAGATCGGCGTCTGCACGCATCTGGGCTGCGTTCCCATCGGCGACGGCGCCGGCGATTTCGGCGGCTGGTTCTGCCCCTGCCACGGCTCGCATTACGACACCGCCGGGCGCATCCGGCGCGGGCCCGCGCCGCAGAACCTGCATATCCCCGTCGCTGAATTCATCAGCGACACCACCATCCAGCTGGGCTGA
- a CDS encoding cytochrome c1 → MTLRTKTLSAALALAISAGGYALAQDAATPAPVQQPTGTQQSSEPAATPAPAGQAPAQTPAAPAEAGSGQSPTGESATAPTQSSEPTSTPAPAEQTPMEAPAAPSATADTAPDTAPDTGADTAAEPAADAAAPAPAQAAPAAEEPAAEAAPAAEDPAAEEPAAEEPAVEEAPAAEEPAAEAPAAEGTPAQEPAAEEPAAEAAEPEAAGEPAADAVQVTEGEEAAAPAETTETVVAEEGHDDVEGAAGEEHAAASHGAPHIEDISFSFEGPFGKYDQFQLQRGLQVYTEVCAACHGLKFVPIRTLHDNGGPGLPEDQVRAYAANLTPILDPETGEERPRLPTDHFPTVSGDGMGPDLSLMAKARAGFHGPQGTGINQFLRGIGGPEYIHAILTSYTGEDVEQAGSVFYQNTAFASGNIAMPPPLSDDLVTYEDGTPATVDQMARDVSAFLMWTAEPKLTDRKQVGLVSVLFLIVLTSLLYLTNKRLWAPHKRKLHRKQ, encoded by the coding sequence ATGACCCTGAGAACCAAGACGCTCTCGGCTGCTCTGGCGCTGGCGATCTCTGCGGGGGGCTATGCCCTGGCGCAGGACGCGGCCACGCCCGCCCCGGTCCAGCAACCGACCGGGACGCAGCAGTCGTCCGAACCGGCCGCGACCCCTGCCCCCGCCGGGCAGGCTCCGGCCCAGACGCCCGCCGCCCCGGCGGAAGCCGGGTCCGGGCAATCCCCGACCGGGGAAAGCGCGACCGCCCCCACCCAGTCGTCCGAGCCGACATCGACTCCGGCCCCGGCCGAGCAGACCCCGATGGAGGCACCCGCCGCGCCGTCGGCCACCGCCGACACCGCGCCCGACACTGCGCCCGACACGGGGGCCGACACTGCGGCCGAGCCTGCTGCGGACGCGGCGGCGCCCGCGCCTGCCCAAGCGGCCCCCGCCGCCGAGGAACCGGCGGCCGAGGCAGCGCCTGCGGCCGAAGACCCCGCAGCCGAAGAACCTGCCGCCGAAGAACCTGCTGTCGAAGAGGCCCCCGCTGCGGAGGAACCCGCGGCTGAAGCCCCGGCTGCCGAGGGCACCCCGGCCCAGGAACCTGCCGCCGAGGAACCTGCCGCCGAGGCCGCCGAGCCGGAGGCGGCCGGTGAACCGGCCGCGGATGCCGTGCAGGTGACCGAGGGCGAGGAGGCCGCCGCTCCGGCCGAGACGACCGAGACCGTGGTGGCCGAGGAAGGCCATGACGACGTCGAGGGGGCGGCCGGGGAAGAACACGCCGCCGCCAGCCACGGCGCCCCGCATATCGAGGACATCTCGTTCAGCTTCGAAGGGCCGTTCGGCAAATACGACCAGTTCCAGCTTCAGCGCGGCTTGCAGGTCTATACCGAGGTCTGCGCGGCCTGCCACGGCCTGAAGTTCGTGCCGATCCGCACGCTGCACGACAATGGCGGCCCCGGCCTGCCGGAAGATCAGGTCCGCGCCTATGCGGCGAACCTGACGCCGATCCTGGATCCCGAGACCGGCGAGGAGCGCCCGCGCCTGCCGACCGACCATTTCCCGACCGTGTCGGGCGATGGCATGGGCCCGGATCTGTCGCTGATGGCCAAGGCCCGCGCGGGCTTCCATGGTCCGCAGGGCACCGGCATCAACCAGTTCCTGCGCGGCATCGGCGGGCCGGAATACATCCACGCCATCCTCACCAGCTATACCGGCGAGGACGTGGAACAGGCGGGCAGCGTCTTCTATCAGAACACCGCCTTCGCCAGCGGCAACATCGCCATGCCGCCGCCGCTGTCGGACGATCTGGTGACCTATGAGGACGGCACCCCCGCGACGGTCGACCAGATGGCCCGCGACGTGTCGGCCTTCCTGATGTGGACCGCCGAACCCAAGCTGACCGACCGCAAGCAGGTCGGCCTGGTGTCGGTGCTGTTCCTGATCGTGCTGACCTCGCTGCTGTATCTGACCAACAAGCGGCTGTGGGCGCCGCACAAGCGCAAGCTGCACCGCAAGCAGTGA